The window CATCACCGATGCCCAGGGGGAGCGCCTGCACAGGGAATGGGCCTACGAGGAGATCGCGACGGCGTCGGACCGCGCACGGGCGGAGGCAAACGCGCCGGTCGTGATCACCTACAACGAGCCGTCGGCCATGGATCGTTCGGAGTACGAGACGGGTGAGTAGCGAGCGGGCGCGTGGAGGATGCGCCGGTGCACTTGCCGCCCCTGGAACCTGATCCTGACCGCCCTGGCCCTGCTGCTCCTGGCCGCGCTCGGCGCACTGGTCTGACGGCCCCGTGTCCCACCCTGCACCCCGCCTCCGGTGGCCGGTGCGGGACGGGGCGCAGGACCGGACAGCCCGGCCCGGCACGCCCTTCTGGGAGGGAGCTCCACATGCCCGACACCCTGACCGCACGCCGTTACGCGGCGGACTCCCCGCTGGCGCACCCTGGACGCCATGAACCACGCCCGCTCCACGTTGTGTGGGTCGACGGCGGACGGGATGGGAGCGGGGTTGAGTGGTGAGTTGAGGAGGGATGATGCCGCCATGGCAGATGAGTCGAGGCGTCCCCTCAGCGAGCTTCGTCAGGGCGACGTCGTCCAAGCAACGATCACCGGTCACGAGCCATGGGGCCTCATGGCTCAACTCGACGACTACGAACCCGTGGGCGCCTCAATGGACCTGATTCGCCGTAAGTGCGAGCCTGGAGTGAAGCGACTCGCCCAGGAGCTGCCGCCTGTGGGGATGGCCATTGACCTCGTCATAGGCGAAGTGCGTACGTGGCACCACGAGCCGTGGATATGGGTGGATCTCACGGCATCCGGCCACGGCGAAAGCTGACTGGGTCGATCTGTCGAGAGGTGCCACAACACCTGACACCAACGGCTGACACCAACAAACGCGGACATCAGCGGTCAGCCGCGGCTCCAGGCGGACGATCATTCGAGGCTGCAAGCGAGTTGATAGAGGCCGTCAGCTACCCGTGATCGACCTGATAAGGATGAGGTCAGACCTCAAAGCCTGGATTGGGCACCGGGTGACGTTGTCGGGTGTAGAACTCGTGATCACCCACGCGTGGGCGCCATAGAGTCGCAGTCTGCGCCCGGGTGGTACGGCAACCAGGGGCAGAATCTACCGCCACGAGGCGACTGGACGTTCTTCGCTCGCGCCCTGGTTGCCGCCCGGATCTACGAGTGAGGCCGTGCCCCCGACGTGCCCGATTTCAGCCGAGCTCACTCATTGATCGCAGGAAATCTCAGTCAACCATTCAGGGGTGTAGCACTCAGCAAACGACCACTTCTGGTCCGAGTAGCGGTCATCCGTGCTGTCGGTGTAGACCTCAAGTCTGCTCTGCGGCGTCAGGCGGTAGTACTCGCGAATCGGGTCACCCTCCACGGTGGGATACGTGATCTTCAGTTCTGCGCTCTCGCCATTCTTGAGGGCTCGTCGGAGGCAGACGATTTCCCGCATCGCCTGCTTCTGTATCTCCTCACCCTGAGCCAAGCTCACCGCGCCACAACTTGAAAACTCGGTTCTAGCCTCCCAGCGGTCCTTGACCGGATCGTCCAGCATGCCGCAGCCTGCAGCCAGCACGGATGTGGCCGCTACTGCGATGATCCGTGCGCGGACCGAAACAACCGCCACGAAGCGACGGTGGACCCTGCTCTGGCCAGTCGTCCGTGCCAGGTGCGCTGGCCGCACCCGCTGCAACTGGTCCGGCACGTCGTTTTCGGCGTACACGAGCAGACCCGTCTTTGCTCTCAAAGCCCCTCCCCAAACTCAATGCTTGATCGCAGCCGGACCATACCCGCCGGCACCGACTGCTCGACATGGCGCTGCTCGTCGGCGCACCCGACGCCGACGAGCAGCGCGAGGACGCCGTCACCACCGCCGCGCACCACGTACCCGGACACCCTCGCCGCGGTGGTCGACGCGCTGGACTGGCAGGGCCACCCCGCCCTGCAGAACACCGGCACCGGCGCCGGCTCGTTCGAGCCGAGCGCGGTGGCGTGGCTGCACCACACGCTGCGCACCACGGAGGCCGACGGCGCGAGTGACGTGCTGACGCTGATCGTGCCGTGCACCTGCGGGCACGGCTACACCGACATCGTCCTCGACACGGAAGAGGTCCTGCTGGAGGTCCTCGCGGAGCTCCGGCCCACCCACGGCCTGTCCCTGACACGACGACCGTACGCCGGACTGCATCAGCGTTCCGGCGGTTGCCCCGCTGGGCTGCTGATCAGTCGTCGTCAT of the Streptomyces aurantiacus genome contains:
- a CDS encoding DUF7660 family protein, which codes for MGAIESQSAPGWYGNQGQNLPPRGDWTFFARALVAARIYE